From a single Streptomyces liliifuscus genomic region:
- the fdhD gene encoding formate dehydrogenase accessory sulfurtransferase FdhD, translated as MGRVTERRKVIRIRDGVVSARPDTLVAEEPLEIRLNGKPLAITMRTPGDDFALAAGFLVSEGVLGAADELQNIVYCAGATVDGSNTYNIVDVRTAPGVVIPDITLERNVYTTSSCGLCGKASLDAVRTTARWSIDDTAGDTAPPVRLGPELLASLPDRLRAAQRVFDRTGGLHAAALFTEDGELVDIREDVGRHNAVDKLVGRALQNGSLPLSRTVLLVSGRASFELAQKAVMAGIPVLAAVSAPSSLAVDLAAESNLTLVGFLRGTSMNVYAGEHRIALQAAAAQG; from the coding sequence GAGCCACTGGAGATCCGCCTCAACGGCAAACCCCTCGCAATCACGATGCGCACCCCGGGCGACGACTTCGCGCTCGCGGCGGGCTTCCTGGTCAGCGAGGGGGTGCTGGGCGCGGCCGACGAACTCCAGAACATCGTCTACTGCGCCGGGGCGACGGTGGACGGCTCGAACACGTACAACATCGTCGACGTGCGGACCGCGCCCGGCGTCGTCATCCCCGACATCACCCTCGAACGCAACGTCTACACGACCTCGTCCTGCGGCCTGTGCGGCAAGGCGAGCCTGGACGCGGTCCGTACGACCGCCCGCTGGTCGATCGACGACACGGCGGGCGACACAGCTCCCCCGGTGCGGCTCGGACCCGAACTGCTCGCGAGCCTCCCCGACCGGCTGCGCGCGGCGCAGCGCGTGTTCGACCGGACCGGGGGTCTGCACGCGGCCGCGCTGTTCACGGAGGACGGCGAACTCGTCGACATCCGGGAGGACGTGGGCCGGCACAACGCGGTCGACAAGCTGGTCGGCCGCGCCCTGCAGAACGGCTCGCTGCCGCTCTCCCGCACCGTCCTGCTGGTCTCGGGCCGGGCGTCCTTCGAGCTGGCGCAGAAGGCCGTGATGGCGGGCATCCCGGTCCTCGCGGCGGTCTCTGCGCCGTCCTCGCTGGCGGTGGACCTGGCCGCCGAGTCGAACCTCACGCTGGTCGGCTTCCTGCGGGGCACCTCCATGAACGTGTACGCGGGCGAGCACCGCATCGCTCTGCAGGCCGCGGCCGCCCAGGGCTGA
- a CDS encoding isochorismatase family protein, translating into MEPRLALDPAHTALVLVDLMDRIVGLPLEPHKGTEVLAVAEELASAFREVGALVVLVRVERPGVHEQPPGSGLVAGLAAEGDVEIVKRTIGGFQGTGLHERLREHGVSTLVFGGIATNLGVESTARAAGDLGYDLVFVENAMAALTGPEHEASVKLDFPRLGTVVTAEDVRFARG; encoded by the coding sequence ATGGAACCCCGCCTGGCCCTCGACCCCGCACACACCGCCCTTGTGCTGGTCGATCTGATGGACCGCATCGTCGGACTGCCCCTGGAGCCCCACAAGGGGACCGAAGTCCTCGCCGTCGCCGAGGAGTTGGCGTCTGCTTTCCGGGAGGTGGGCGCGCTCGTCGTACTGGTGCGCGTGGAGCGGCCCGGTGTCCACGAACAGCCGCCCGGCAGCGGTCTGGTCGCGGGGCTCGCGGCGGAGGGCGACGTCGAGATCGTGAAGCGGACCATCGGCGGTTTCCAGGGCACGGGGCTGCACGAGCGGCTCCGCGAACACGGTGTCTCCACGCTGGTGTTCGGTGGAATCGCCACCAACCTCGGCGTCGAGTCCACCGCCCGTGCCGCCGGCGACCTCGGCTACGACCTCGTCTTCGTCGAGAACGCCATGGCGGCCCTCACCGGCCCGGAACACGAGGCCTCGGTGAAGCTGGACTTCCCACGCCTGGGCACGGTCGTCACGGCCGAGGATGTGCGCTTCGCAAGGGGCTGA